Proteins encoded within one genomic window of Rhinoderma darwinii isolate aRhiDar2 chromosome 5, aRhiDar2.hap1, whole genome shotgun sequence:
- the GASK1A gene encoding Golgi-associated kinase 1A, with product MRLKRRPFVGFCLLFTFSLVLINSFPAFPADTNGVTDHRRTQHRKAVRHKRLWIDNRNSSPALIQSTGHKSWEASLESYRVDIQSFLNFSRNCKEKSDSGQLSKQERWKSNHYQTKNKRSVTKKHLLAVRNVTRHKPKNLILVAHINKVIHNYSGSVGILAGQDPHNLKEGDIFLPRPIFVKNNNLEKSKTKIQTLLKNYSIVLPELKHQKTDEHVFPLDRFSVVPGAGSVRNGERARENLSNKTALFQDSSVNYRNHLISDCIKFQSEKSKSDHLKEKRFTENPHPWFTSDDLKKMKLLSEGEITSKSRIPAHGQVLKVTLCPSHMEGQCHHKNHCKQGLCGLIKRPNDLYEVLAFHLDRILGLNHSLPAVARLFTSNLLPYKYTNGAPRPIVWWAPDIKHLNDTNNDQNSHALGWLEYQRMLTHRCGMENSLTSIDTTPCVGIKHTEWSKLAMFDFLLQVQDRLDRYCCGFNPEPTESCVEELLHDKCRNQNELVLVHILVRHSDPSHLVYIDNAGRPTHPDENLNFRLLEGIDGFPETAVQVLRSRCLQNMLLRSLEMDHIFWNSQGGFQGVKKLVETIDRRGQILLKYIDKHNIPLISHL from the exons ATGCGTTTGAAGAGAAGACCATTTGTTGGTTTCTGCCTTTTGTTcaccttctctttggtgctgattaACAGTTTCCCTGCATTCCCTGCAGACACAAATGGAGTTACTGATCATAGACGAACCCAACACAGAAAAGCAGTCCGACACAAGCGACTATGGATCGACAACAGAAACTCCAGTCCTGCCCTAATCCAAAGCACTGGCCACAAAAGCTGGGAAGCTAGCCTGGAGAGTTACAGGGTAGACATACAATCATTTCTGAACTTCAGCCGCAACTGTAAGGAAAAAAGTGATTCAGGTCAGCTTAGCAAGCAAGAACGATGGAAAAGTAATCATTATCAAACCAAAAATAAGAGgtctgtgaccaaaaaacatttaCTTGCTGTAAGAAATGTCACAAGACATAAACCAAAGAACCTTATACTGGTGGCACATATAAACAAAGTTATACATAATTATTCAGGTTCAGTAGGAATTCTTGCAGGCCAGGATCCTCATAATCTTAAGGAAGGTGACATCTTTCTTCCGAGACCCATTTttgtgaaaaacaataatttggaAAAATCCAAAACTAAAATCCAAACCCTGCTCAAAAACTATTCAATAGTTCTACCAGAATTGAAACACCAGAAAACAGATGAACATGTGTTTCCATTAGATAGGTTTTCAGTTGTGCCGGGAGCAGGCTCTGTAAGAAATGGGGAAAGAGCCAGGGAGAATTTGAGTAATAAAACGGCTCTTTTCCAGGATTCTTCAGTAAACTACAGAAACCATTTAATTTCAGACTGCATAAAATTCCAGTCTGAGAAGTCTAAGTCAGATCATCTTAAGGAAAAAAGATTCACTGAAAATCCTCATCCTTGGTTTACATCAGATGATTTGAAGAAGATGAAGTTGCTCTCTGAGGGGGAGATTACATCAAAATCAAGAATTCCTGCCCACGGGCAGGTTCTTAAAGTTACTCTCTGCCCCAGCCACATGGAAGGACAATGTCATCATAAGAATCATTGCAAACAAGGATTATGTGGATTAATTAAAAGACCCAATGATTTATATGAAGTTCTAGCTTTTCATCTTGATAGGATCCTTGGGTTGAATCATAGCCTTCCTGCAGTGGCCCGATTATTTACAAGCAACCTATTACCATACAAGTATACCAATGGTGCGCCAAGACCAATTGTATGGTGGGCGCCGGACATCAAACATTTAAATGACACTAATAATGACCAGAATTCTCATGCTCTCGGCTGGCTAGAATATCAGCGTATGTTAACGCATAGATGTGGCATGGAGAACTCTCTTACTTCAATTGATACGACACCGTGTGTTGGCATTAAACATACAGAATGGTCCAAATTGGCTATGTTTGATTTTCTCCTGCAG GTTCAGGATCGACTAGACAGATATTGTTGTGGATTTAACCCTGAGCCAACAGAGTCTTGTGTGGAGGAGCTGCTCCATGACAAATGTCGCAATCAGAATGAACTTGTTTTAGTACATATTCTG gtCCGTCATAGTGACCCTTCTCACTTAGTTTACATTGACAATGCTGGGAGACCCACTCACCCTGATGAAAATCTGAACTTTAGACTTTTGGAAGGGATTGATGG GTTCCCTGAAACAGCAGTGCAAGTGTTGCGGTCGAGGTGTTTACAGAACATGCTACTAAGGTCACTGGAGATGGACCATATATTTTGGAACAGCCAAGGAGGCTTCCAGGGAGTAAAGAAATTAGTTGAAACTATAGACCGGAGGGGACAGATACTTTTGAAGTACATAGACAAACACAATATACCACTTATTTCTCATTTATAA